The Leucothrix mucor DSM 2157 DNA window ACGTGATTATGAAAGATTTTGCTGCAAGCGATCATTAGCTGCTCATTTTCCTGAAGCAACTGATCAAAGGGTTTGCGCGTGTCCGAACTGATAAAACTAGTGGCCGCAATGCCTTGAGAGCCTGTGAGGGTTGGAATTGTCAAGCCATTAGTCATTTTGAAATCATCGCGGGCAACACTAAATACCTCCATTGCCCCTTTGCTTATCTGCTTGGTCTCGGCGTCTTTCCACCAGTCAATGTGCGACATACGGCCATCGTTAATGCTGTTGATCATATGATCGTTCTTATAAAAGCCAGCCTCCATGTATTGCATCATGTAACGGTTATCGTAACTCTCGGAGGTGGAAAATACGGGTTGTGAGGCACTAGTACCGGATAACACAATCGATGGGATATGAGAGTATAAAACGCTAT harbors:
- a CDS encoding autoinducer binding domain-containing protein, whose amino-acid sequence is MRDKTKELGNFAFELCEAENYDAAFSAFDQLLTSVGFDSVLYSHIPSIVLSGTSASQPVFSTSESYDNRYMMQYMEAGFYKNDHMINSINDGRMSHIDWWKDAETKQISKGAMEVFSVARDDFKMTNGLTIPTLTGSQGIAATSFISSDTRKPFDQLLQENEQLMIACSKIFHNHVMNQAYFFGKFLEPSLPKLNPTQRAVFKGLLLGLTTPVIAEQIFRSPRYVENVVRDLRVKIGGSDANGKPLMSKDSLIHYGGLMRFLDQLS